One window of the Candidatus Falkowbacteria bacterium genome contains the following:
- a CDS encoding class I SAM-dependent methyltransferase: protein MIKKTKKAAKYILMESSAIGHGMFGKLRCPVCGGKIVKYARFPEWYLDMYSRHRFIHPLFAYETFNAIDFMCPLCHASDSARLYALYLGKRLPELSGEIRLLDIAPSAPLAKLIKKHENVNYRSADLTRTDVDDQVDLTAMPVYADNSFDLIICTHVLEHIEDDRAAMSELYRIMKSGGEAILQVPVLPTLEKDYENPSVRSLEDHWRYYGEADHVRVYSKVGYLEKLQASGFKVRQLGADFFGKETFENNRITPGSVLYIVTK, encoded by the coding sequence ATGATAAAAAAAACGAAGAAAGCGGCCAAATATATTTTAATGGAGTCATCGGCAATCGGTCACGGAATGTTCGGAAAGCTGCGATGCCCAGTGTGCGGCGGCAAAATAGTGAAGTATGCAAGATTCCCGGAATGGTATCTTGATATGTACAGCAGGCACCGCTTCATCCACCCGTTGTTCGCCTATGAAACTTTCAATGCGATTGATTTTATGTGTCCTCTTTGCCACGCCTCGGATTCGGCCAGGCTTTATGCGCTTTACCTTGGAAAAAGGCTGCCGGAATTGAGCGGGGAAATAAGGCTTTTGGACATCGCGCCTTCGGCCCCCTTGGCAAAACTCATTAAGAAGCATGAGAATGTCAACTACAGAAGCGCTGATTTGACCAGAACAGATGTCGATGACCAGGTGGACCTGACCGCTATGCCGGTTTATGCTGACAATTCCTTTGACCTGATTATCTGCACTCACGTCCTGGAACATATCGAAGATGACCGAGCGGCCATGAGCGAGCTATATCGAATAATGAAATCGGGCGGCGAGGCGATCCTGCAGGTGCCGGTTCTGCCGACCCTGGAGAAAGACTATGAGAATCCGTCGGTCAGGTCTCTTGAAGATCATTGGCGCTATTATGGCGAAGCAGACCACGTCAGAGTATATTCGAAGGTCGGATATCTGGAAAAGCTTCAAGCATCAGGGTTCAAGGTGCGCCAGCTCGGTGCGGATTTTTTCGGCAAGGAAACGTTTGAAAATAACCGGATAACTCCGGGGTCGGTGCTTTATATCGTAACCAAATGA
- a CDS encoding DegT/DnrJ/EryC1/StrS family aminotransferase, with product MINVNKTYLPPAEEYEKLLKRIWENNQLTNNGPLVQELEDKLKKHLGVKHLFLVANGTVALQIAIKALALKGEVITSPFTFLATTTSLIWEGCEPIFADIQKNSLTIDPIEIEKRITPNTSAILGVHVYGNPCEVERIKELSEKYDLPVIYDAAHAFGVKYKGESLLNYGDISTLSFHATKVFHTVEGGAVITNDDDLAHRISYMRNFGQEGPEKFWGVGINAKNSEFHAAMGLCILPQIDGIIARRRVISELYDSLLDSAPGISKPLVRAGAEYNFSFYPVILPSEEALLDLQSRLSDEGVFTRRYFYPSLNTLDYVTRQEAPVSEDISRRILCLPFYYDLPDDDVIRIANIICGKS from the coding sequence ATGATAAATGTAAACAAAACTTATCTGCCGCCCGCCGAAGAGTATGAAAAACTGTTAAAGCGGATCTGGGAGAACAATCAGCTGACCAACAATGGACCCTTGGTCCAAGAGCTTGAGGACAAGCTGAAAAAGCATCTCGGGGTCAAACATTTGTTCCTGGTCGCCAATGGCACGGTCGCTTTGCAAATCGCCATCAAGGCCTTGGCGCTCAAGGGAGAGGTCATAACTTCGCCGTTCACTTTTTTGGCGACCACCACCAGCCTGATTTGGGAGGGCTGCGAGCCGATATTTGCCGATATCCAGAAGAATTCTCTGACTATCGATCCTATTGAAATAGAGAAACGGATAACTCCGAACACCTCCGCCATACTCGGGGTGCATGTTTATGGCAATCCGTGCGAGGTTGAAAGGATCAAGGAGCTATCGGAGAAATATGATTTGCCAGTGATTTATGATGCTGCCCACGCCTTCGGGGTGAAATACAAGGGCGAGTCACTTTTGAATTACGGCGACATCTCAACTTTGAGCTTCCATGCCACCAAAGTCTTCCACACGGTCGAGGGCGGAGCAGTAATAACCAATGACGACGATTTGGCACACCGCATATCGTATATGCGCAATTTCGGCCAAGAAGGCCCTGAGAAATTCTGGGGAGTCGGAATCAATGCAAAGAATTCTGAATTCCACGCAGCCATGGGGTTGTGCATCCTGCCGCAGATCGACGGAATAATCGCCCGACGCAGGGTGATCAGCGAATTGTATGACAGCCTGCTTGACTCAGCGCCTGGCATATCGAAGCCCTTAGTAAGGGCAGGTGCCGAATATAACTTCAGCTTTTATCCGGTCATTCTGCCTTCGGAAGAAGCCTTGCTTGATTTGCAGTCGCGACTTTCAGATGAAGGTGTTTTTACGAGAAGGTACTTCTATCCGTCATTGAATACCTTGGATTATGTCACCCGGCAAGAAGCTCCGGTTTCGGAAGACATATCGAGAAGGATTCTGTGTTTGCCATTTTATTATGATTTGCCTGATGACGACGTCATTCGGATCGCTAATATTATTTGCGGAAAATCATGA
- a CDS encoding WbqC family protein, with translation MMRIAIMQPYFMPYIGYFQLMDLVDEFVVYDNAKYTKRGWFNRNRILVNGSDAQITLPLRKDSDHLHVKDRYLADSWESERKTILNRIHGAYGKAPHFDESYGVVERVVGHDDRNLFNFLHNSLLVTKDYLGITTPLVVSSTIQADHELKAEDRVVSICAARCAKSYINPIGGLELYCKERFENDGIGLSFIKTDDVRYRQFGQEFVPSLSIIDVMMFNSKENIREMLEKKFNLI, from the coding sequence ATCATGAGAATCGCGATCATGCAGCCATATTTCATGCCCTATATCGGCTATTTCCAATTGATGGACCTGGTCGACGAGTTCGTGGTTTATGATAATGCTAAATATACGAAGAGAGGTTGGTTCAATCGCAACCGCATCTTGGTCAATGGCAGCGATGCCCAGATCACTTTGCCCCTCAGGAAAGACTCGGACCATCTCCACGTCAAGGATCGGTATCTGGCCGATTCTTGGGAAAGCGAGAGGAAGACGATTTTGAACCGTATTCACGGCGCTTATGGCAAAGCCCCGCATTTTGACGAGTCTTACGGCGTAGTCGAAAGAGTCGTGGGTCATGATGACCGCAATCTGTTCAACTTTCTTCATAATTCCTTGCTGGTTACCAAAGATTATCTTGGCATCACGACGCCCTTGGTGGTGTCATCGACCATTCAGGCAGACCACGAACTCAAAGCCGAAGATCGAGTCGTTTCTATCTGCGCGGCAAGGTGCGCTAAATCCTATATCAACCCCATCGGCGGCTTGGAGCTGTATTGCAAAGAGCGGTTCGAAAATGACGGCATCGGCCTGAGCTTCATTAAAACGGATGATGTGCGCTATCGCCAATTCGGCCAAGAATTCGTGCCGTCACTTTCGATTATCGACGTGATGATGTTCAATTCCAAGGAGAATATCCGGGAGATGCTGGAGAAAAAATTCAACTTGATCTGA
- a CDS encoding glycosylase — protein sequence MFKWKKLGRIFNPQDIAGREWLKEFAQAPATLIFDDRVRVYFSCRPSPDQNGQYISYSAYVDLDRKDLTKVLDVAKAPILELGGLGAFDEFGTYPVSVIREGGQVWAYYGGWTRCESVPFNVAIGLAKSDDNGVTFKKAGPGPVLSCSLDEPFVLSGPKIRNFDGQRYLYYIAGRKWIVSDGRAEPVYKIRMATSPDGINWQPANKDLIESRIEADEAQASPDVIFYKGKYRMFFCYRYSEGYRGKDKGYRIGYAYSDDLMNWTRDDDSAGIDISDDGWDSEMISYPHVFELDGEVYMLYLGNQVGRHGFGLARLESLTD from the coding sequence ATGTTCAAATGGAAAAAATTAGGCAGGATTTTCAACCCCCAAGACATCGCTGGGCGGGAGTGGCTTAAGGAGTTCGCTCAAGCGCCGGCGACTCTGATTTTCGATGACCGCGTCAGAGTCTATTTTTCCTGCCGGCCTTCGCCCGATCAGAACGGGCAGTACATCAGCTACTCTGCTTATGTCGATCTTGACCGTAAAGACCTGACCAAGGTGCTTGATGTGGCCAAGGCGCCGATCCTGGAACTTGGCGGGCTGGGAGCCTTCGATGAGTTCGGCACCTATCCGGTGTCGGTCATTCGTGAGGGCGGCCAAGTTTGGGCCTATTACGGCGGCTGGACCAGGTGCGAATCGGTACCCTTTAACGTAGCCATCGGTCTGGCCAAGAGCGACGACAATGGCGTCACTTTCAAAAAAGCTGGCCCCGGCCCGGTGTTGTCATGTAGCCTCGACGAACCTTTTGTTTTGAGTGGTCCGAAAATCAGGAATTTTGACGGCCAGCGTTATCTTTATTATATCGCTGGCAGGAAGTGGATCGTGTCCGATGGTCGCGCCGAGCCGGTCTACAAGATCAGGATGGCAACTTCACCCGATGGAATCAACTGGCAGCCAGCAAACAAGGACTTGATCGAGAGTCGTATCGAAGCCGATGAGGCTCAGGCCAGTCCTGACGTCATTTTTTACAAGGGAAAATACCGGATGTTTTTCTGTTACCGCTATAGCGAGGGTTATCGAGGCAAAGATAAGGGGTATCGCATCGGTTATGCCTATTCCGATGATCTCATGAATTGGACAAGGGATGATGACTCGGCCGGAATCGATATCTCCGATGACGGCTGGGATTCAGAAATGATCAGCTATCCCCACGTGTTCGAACTGGACGGGGAAGTATATATGCTTTATTTGGGTAACCAGGTCGGGCGCCATGGTTTCGGCCTGGCCCGTCTCGAATCATTAACCGATTGA
- a CDS encoding class I SAM-dependent methyltransferase, whose amino-acid sequence METQRDYNSETNDAESHKYAYGFDFDVMHPFMLRAFAPFWIQGNLLELGSFKGDFTKRLLPLFDDITCVEASDQALAEAKQVLGSRVKFINSTFEDASLPAKYDNIVLTHVLEHVDEPVQLLEKIRREWLSDKGRLFLVCPNANAASRRVAVKMGLISHNEAVTPAEQEHGHRRTYSLDTLERDARAAGLEIVHRSGIFFKALANFQWDKLLKTDIISPEYLDGCYELGLEYPDLCSSIFLLCEKGNKK is encoded by the coding sequence ATGGAAACACAAAGAGACTATAACTCCGAGACGAACGATGCCGAGAGTCACAAGTATGCTTACGGTTTCGATTTCGACGTGATGCACCCATTCATGTTGCGTGCCTTCGCTCCGTTTTGGATCCAGGGCAACCTCTTGGAATTGGGCAGTTTCAAGGGTGATTTCACGAAGCGGCTTCTCCCTCTGTTCGACGATATAACCTGCGTCGAGGCTTCGGATCAGGCGTTGGCCGAAGCGAAGCAGGTGCTAGGCAGCCGAGTCAAATTCATCAACTCTACCTTCGAGGACGCGTCGTTGCCGGCCAAGTATGATAATATCGTCCTGACCCATGTCTTGGAGCATGTCGATGAACCGGTGCAGCTGCTTGAGAAGATAAGGCGGGAGTGGCTATCTGACAAAGGCAGGTTATTCCTGGTCTGCCCTAATGCCAATGCCGCTTCAAGGCGCGTGGCAGTGAAGATGGGTTTGATCAGCCATAATGAGGCCGTTACGCCAGCCGAGCAGGAACATGGCCATCGGCGGACCTATTCTCTGGATACGCTTGAGCGCGATGCGCGCGCTGCCGGTTTGGAAATCGTCCATCGCTCCGGCATCTTTTTCAAGGCTTTGGCTAACTTCCAGTGGGACAAGCTACTTAAGACCGATATCATCTCGCCGGAGTATTTGGACGGCTGCTACGAGCTTGGCCTGGAATATCCTGACCTCTGCTCAAGCATCTTCTTGCTTTGCGAAAAAGGGAATAAAAAATAA
- a CDS encoding GNAT family N-acetyltransferase has protein sequence MDKAQVRYAKGTASAQAIAEHLLACQNDFIPPLNETVDIEGYAQKLADKATTFEAWTDDGLVGLLAAYLNLDTAEAYISNVSVGSDFRGLGLAKSLVGQFLDEARQAGLRLAKLEVSKLNQPARKLYGKLGFIESIAESDKIFMEMKLI, from the coding sequence ATGGACAAGGCCCAAGTCAGGTATGCTAAGGGAACAGCTTCGGCGCAAGCTATTGCTGAACATCTGCTGGCTTGCCAGAACGATTTCATTCCGCCGTTGAACGAGACGGTCGATATCGAAGGTTATGCTCAGAAGCTGGCAGACAAGGCGACTACTTTCGAAGCTTGGACTGATGACGGCTTGGTCGGCTTGTTGGCTGCTTATCTTAACCTCGATACGGCCGAGGCCTATATCTCAAATGTAAGCGTTGGTAGCGATTTTAGGGGCTTGGGCTTGGCCAAGTCCCTGGTGGGCCAGTTTCTTGATGAGGCCAGACAGGCTGGTTTGAGGTTGGCAAAATTGGAAGTGAGCAAGCTCAACCAGCCCGCCAGAAAATTGTATGGCAAGCTAGGATTTATCGAGTCAATCGCTGAATCCGATAAGATATTTATGGAAATGAAGCTCATCTGA
- a CDS encoding glycosyltransferase → MQKEKMKEDITISVCMVTYNHAKYIAQAIEGVLAQEAGFGVHLFVGDDASTDSTREIVKAYVDKFPDKITMLTTEKNMGGHLNYLRTLAACKGRYVAVCEGDDFWTDKRKLAKQVAFLDENDDCAICCHPVAIYRETDHDQSQTFPDWPIKPKSDTVDLLSKNFIGACSTVFRNDSRVSYPDWLLDMKITDWPMNVLRSEFGLIGYLPEKMSSYRVHAGGTHSARTKIYQFKSIIEAYRRMGIYFGKKHRGVIMGGMVRTYYFIFKELIKHLLRIKV, encoded by the coding sequence ATGCAAAAAGAAAAAATGAAGGAAGATATAACAATCAGCGTTTGCATGGTTACTTATAACCATGCAAAGTATATTGCTCAAGCAATCGAGGGAGTGCTGGCTCAAGAGGCCGGTTTCGGCGTGCACTTGTTTGTGGGGGACGACGCCTCGACTGATAGCACTAGGGAAATCGTCAAAGCATACGTCGACAAATTTCCCGACAAGATTACCATGCTGACAACAGAAAAGAATATGGGCGGGCACCTGAATTATCTTCGGACCTTAGCGGCTTGTAAGGGGCGATATGTCGCTGTTTGCGAGGGTGATGATTTTTGGACGGATAAGAGAAAGCTGGCGAAGCAGGTCGCTTTTCTGGATGAAAATGACGACTGCGCCATCTGCTGTCATCCGGTGGCGATATATCGTGAGACAGACCATGATCAAAGCCAGACTTTTCCTGATTGGCCGATCAAACCGAAGTCCGATACGGTCGATCTCTTGTCCAAAAATTTCATCGGCGCCTGTTCGACCGTCTTCCGCAACGACAGCCGCGTGTCTTATCCCGATTGGTTGCTTGATATGAAGATAACCGACTGGCCCATGAATGTCCTACGATCCGAATTCGGCCTGATCGGGTATTTGCCGGAAAAAATGTCGTCATACCGGGTCCATGCCGGGGGCACTCACTCTGCGCGGACGAAAATATATCAGTTCAAATCTATAATCGAAGCGTATAGAAGGATGGGGATTTATTTTGGGAAAAAGCACAGAGGCGTCATCATGGGCGGCATGGTCCGCACTTACTATTTTATATTCAAAGAGCTAATCAAGCATTTGCTCAGGATCAAAGTCTAA
- a CDS encoding glycosyltransferase family 4 protein: MNILLISYYPFESGGVGTSTYHLARALEKMGNKVIIASTEAYPDFETHVFKPVRYLPILQARDAYLTGFFSRLIKRYDIDIIHSSDLRFTGNGAMAAAKSNKIPCAVHYRDYWFGCLKGDLLYQNKTQCEGMRLGKCLKCNGLYRAPWEAYKYGYFKKRITRLAEVQANMAVSCAVKEKMLSAGIEKNVAVVYDLFPEASNEMAAIDKRPGMFTVLFAGKMIYHRGIETLMKVAERVGVLNQEIFFKIAGDGEMLDFAKRYAEQHGLKNVEFLGHVKHLEMAKLQAGADIYFFPSLLAEPFSRGIIEMMQQGKPVIASNLGGTKEVIEDGQGGYLVDPLDFEACAQKIVSLASQPELIKKMGAVNLAKSKEFSEEAVAKKIFDLYTEAIRSKS; encoded by the coding sequence ATGAACATACTGCTGATCAGCTATTATCCCTTTGAAAGCGGTGGCGTCGGGACGTCGACCTACCACTTGGCGCGTGCACTGGAAAAAATGGGTAATAAGGTCATAATCGCTTCGACCGAGGCCTATCCTGATTTTGAAACTCATGTTTTTAAGCCAGTCAGATATTTGCCGATCCTTCAAGCGAGGGACGCCTATCTGACGGGTTTCTTTTCGCGCTTGATCAAGAGATATGATATCGATATAATCCATAGCTCCGATTTGCGGTTCACGGGCAACGGCGCCATGGCGGCGGCCAAGAGTAATAAAATTCCTTGCGCGGTCCATTACCGCGATTATTGGTTCGGCTGCCTCAAGGGCGACCTGCTGTATCAGAACAAGACCCAATGCGAGGGCATGCGTTTGGGGAAGTGCCTGAAATGCAACGGCCTTTATCGCGCACCCTGGGAGGCTTACAAATACGGCTATTTTAAAAAACGAATCACTCGCTTGGCTGAGGTGCAGGCCAATATGGCGGTAAGCTGTGCCGTCAAGGAAAAGATGCTGTCCGCGGGCATAGAAAAGAACGTTGCGGTAGTTTATGACTTATTTCCCGAAGCCAGTAACGAGATGGCGGCGATCGACAAGCGCCCCGGCATGTTTACGGTGCTGTTTGCAGGAAAGATGATCTACCACAGAGGCATCGAAACCTTGATGAAGGTTGCTGAAAGAGTGGGCGTGCTGAATCAGGAGATATTTTTTAAAATCGCCGGCGACGGAGAGATGCTTGATTTCGCCAAGCGATATGCCGAGCAGCACGGCTTGAAGAACGTCGAGTTCCTGGGCCATGTGAAGCATCTTGAGATGGCCAAGCTCCAGGCAGGGGCTGATATTTATTTTTTCCCCTCTTTGCTGGCCGAACCCTTCAGCCGCGGCATCATTGAGATGATGCAGCAAGGCAAGCCGGTCATCGCTTCGAATCTTGGCGGGACCAAAGAGGTGATTGAAGACGGCCAGGGCGGCTACCTGGTTGATCCGCTTGATTTCGAAGCTTGCGCTCAGAAAATCGTTTCGTTGGCCAGCCAGCCTGAGTTGATTAAAAAGATGGGGGCGGTCAATCTTGCCAAGTCGAAGGAATTTTCTGAGGAGGCAGTGGCGAAGAAAATTTTTGACCTATATACAGAAGCTATCAGATCAAAATCATGA
- a CDS encoding glycosyltransferase family 4 protein yields the protein MKHKVLILNHTPFVGGAQLAIIDLLEKIDRERFEPVVVNSNKAEELGFVSEYERLGVAYRLIPFERMKVLDWRAVARYWSSVKELRRIVVQEKPCVIFCNTVRADLVAAIVSLMTKTKAIWYVNDYTFPRPVFRLLQIIPRKIIFVSAAVAGYYGCDLKKNKFQVIHPWSRFDERLSNVSIEDIQKIREGWKAGPNNFVVGFVGRLVEWKGAQVLVKAIKLLKDRGASNIKCVIIGSGQSEPNNEAAVHDLVADLDLGETVVFTGHVKLVAPLVKSLDLLCLTSIEPEPYSTVVVEAMLARVPTIGTDLGGTPEAIKHERTGLLVRPDDAEGLAEAIIKIMDDQELRNRLIDNGLSYASENNTAVSAARRLEQLFVENCE from the coding sequence ATGAAACACAAGGTATTGATATTGAATCACACGCCCTTTGTCGGCGGCGCCCAGCTAGCGATCATCGATCTTCTTGAAAAGATTGATCGCGAAAGATTTGAGCCGGTCGTAGTAAACTCAAACAAGGCTGAAGAACTCGGCTTTGTCTCTGAATACGAGCGGCTCGGCGTGGCCTATCGCCTGATTCCTTTCGAAAGGATGAAGGTGCTTGATTGGCGTGCCGTTGCGCGGTATTGGTCCAGTGTCAAAGAATTGCGACGGATAGTCGTCCAAGAAAAGCCCTGCGTCATTTTCTGCAATACTGTCCGGGCAGATCTGGTGGCCGCTATCGTCAGCCTTATGACAAAAACCAAGGCAATCTGGTACGTTAATGATTATACATTTCCTCGTCCGGTTTTCAGATTATTGCAGATAATTCCACGGAAGATCATTTTCGTTTCCGCCGCTGTGGCTGGTTATTATGGTTGCGATTTGAAAAAAAATAAATTCCAGGTCATCCATCCCTGGAGCCGGTTCGATGAAAGGCTGTCAAATGTCAGTATCGAAGACATCCAGAAGATCAGGGAAGGTTGGAAGGCTGGTCCGAACAATTTTGTTGTCGGCTTTGTCGGCCGGCTGGTCGAGTGGAAAGGCGCTCAGGTCCTAGTGAAGGCAATCAAGCTTCTCAAGGATAGGGGCGCGAGCAATATCAAGTGCGTCATAATCGGTTCGGGGCAGAGCGAGCCGAATAACGAGGCGGCAGTGCATGACCTGGTTGCCGATCTTGATCTCGGAGAAACTGTCGTCTTCACAGGACACGTGAAGCTGGTGGCACCGTTAGTGAAGTCTCTGGACTTGCTTTGTTTGACCTCGATCGAGCCGGAACCCTATTCGACCGTGGTTGTTGAAGCTATGCTGGCTCGAGTGCCGACTATCGGCACCGACCTGGGAGGCACACCGGAGGCGATCAAACATGAGCGGACGGGTTTGCTTGTCAGACCCGATGATGCTGAAGGCCTGGCCGAAGCAATAATTAAAATTATGGATGATCAAGAGCTTAGAAACAGGTTAATCGACAACGGGCTTAGCTATGCCAGCGAGAACAACACTGCCGTTTCGGCAGCCAGAAGGCTTGAGCAGTTGTTTGTGGAAAATTGTGAATAA
- a CDS encoding class I SAM-dependent methyltransferase yields MNNQLSKCIVCGSGQNGKVFEEFGVSVFKCECGHLFSDAGSRDDYDGYFGNENVDDFDVFWWRESHHLMYQKFISQYMQGRSGKILDVGCGLGFFLQAVQGVPGWEAYGYEISEPAANYASNILRLKHVFKGRVEDNGFENGSFEIVTLFDVIEHLPNPKPMLDSIKSLLAEDGIIFVHTPNAGMQLLKARLKRLIHRGVRPKGHYLEASDHVNIYTPGSLSRLLLGAGFAKVEFVHLPPIQSVAGSRTPAMKLIKNLYYYFAVFLFKASFGRVNIDNLFAVATVKRS; encoded by the coding sequence GTGAATAATCAATTATCAAAATGCATAGTCTGCGGCAGTGGCCAGAACGGGAAAGTCTTTGAAGAATTCGGAGTCTCCGTTTTCAAGTGCGAATGCGGACATCTTTTTTCCGATGCCGGTTCCCGTGACGACTATGATGGCTATTTCGGCAATGAGAATGTCGATGACTTCGATGTTTTTTGGTGGCGTGAGTCCCACCATCTGATGTACCAGAAGTTCATCTCGCAGTATATGCAAGGACGCTCGGGCAAGATTCTTGATGTGGGTTGCGGGCTGGGTTTTTTCCTTCAGGCAGTCCAGGGCGTCCCGGGCTGGGAAGCCTATGGTTACGAAATATCCGAGCCGGCGGCCAACTACGCTTCTAATATCTTGCGCTTGAAGCATGTATTCAAGGGCCGGGTCGAGGATAATGGATTCGAAAATGGCAGTTTTGAAATCGTGACCCTGTTCGACGTCATCGAACACCTGCCCAATCCGAAACCGATGCTTGATTCCATAAAATCGTTGCTGGCTGAAGATGGTATCATTTTCGTCCATACGCCGAATGCCGGCATGCAGCTCTTGAAGGCCAGGCTGAAGCGGCTGATCCATCGCGGCGTCAGGCCCAAAGGTCACTACCTCGAAGCTTCGGATCATGTTAATATTTATACGCCAGGTTCTTTGTCACGTCTGCTCCTCGGTGCGGGTTTTGCAAAGGTGGAATTCGTCCATCTGCCGCCGATCCAAAGCGTGGCCGGCAGCAGGACTCCGGCAATGAAGCTGATTAAGAACCTATATTATTATTTCGCGGTGTTCTTGTTCAAAGCTTCATTCGGCCGGGTTAATATCGACAACCTGTTTGCCGTTGCCACGGTTAAAAGGTCATAA
- a CDS encoding prepilin peptidase: MVYPLLFFIFFFGLIIGSFLNCLIWRLHKDETVLGRSYCPHCRHQLAWYDNVPILSYVALKGKCRYCGKSISWQYPAVELVTGLLFLGSFIFNLQAAPALDQLFAVRVLRDWLVVSVMVIIFIYDLRWYLILDKVTFPAMAAVAIFNLVAEFGAGGSGQVLSWRNWVISGIIGGSFFLLQFIATKGRGIGGGDLRLGLLMGLILGWQGLIVAFFAAYFSGSIVGLSLIAAGKKQWGSKLPFGVFLAPATIVALFWGQPLWQWFSRWLY, from the coding sequence ATGGTTTACCCCCTATTATTTTTTATCTTTTTTTTCGGTTTGATCATCGGTTCGTTTTTAAATTGCCTGATTTGGCGTTTACACAAGGACGAGACAGTGCTCGGCCGCTCGTATTGTCCCCATTGCCGCCATCAGTTGGCCTGGTATGACAACGTGCCGATCCTAAGCTATGTCGCCCTGAAGGGGAAGTGCCGCTACTGCGGCAAGTCGATATCTTGGCAGTATCCGGCAGTCGAGCTGGTAACCGGCCTGCTTTTCCTGGGTTCCTTCATTTTTAATCTCCAAGCAGCGCCTGCCCTGGACCAGCTGTTTGCAGTTCGCGTTTTACGCGATTGGCTGGTCGTGTCGGTAATGGTCATAATCTTCATTTATGATTTGCGCTGGTATCTGATTTTGGACAAGGTCACTTTCCCGGCGATGGCAGCGGTGGCGATCTTCAACCTTGTAGCTGAGTTCGGCGCTGGTGGTAGCGGCCAAGTCTTAAGTTGGCGCAATTGGGTGATTTCTGGTATAATAGGTGGTAGTTTCTTTTTATTGCAATTTATCGCAACCAAGGGCAGGGGCATAGGCGGAGGAGATTTGCGCCTAGGGCTGCTGATGGGCTTGATCCTCGGTTGGCAAGGCTTAATCGTCGCTTTTTTTGCAGCTTATTTCTCCGGGTCGATCGTCGGCCTATCGCTTATCGCGGCTGGCAAGAAGCAGTGGGGCTCAAAATTGCCGTTCGGAGTTTTCTTGGCCCCCGCCACTATCGTCGCCCTATTCTGGGGGCAGCCGCTTTGGCAGTGGTTTTCGCGTTGGTTATATTAA
- a CDS encoding prepilin-type N-terminal cleavage/methylation domain-containing protein, with the protein MIKNRLKSIRSGAGFTFIEMSVSVTIIGLLATLFVTNYRSAERQQRLYTAADQLVSDIRLMQSYALGAKKHEGQVPLGGWGVHLDATDPANYSLYADTCASGIGTYEVACATGTPDAIIKTGKLPRDVRINPVNGLMVDSVSVNDVSLLFFPPDPKTSINLTGQSLNVVLMDSMTGRTKEVDVNYFGLIDLR; encoded by the coding sequence ATGATAAAAAATCGTTTAAAATCGATAAGGTCCGGTGCAGGCTTCACCTTCATAGAAATGTCGGTCAGCGTTACCATAATCGGCCTGTTGGCTACCTTGTTCGTGACTAATTATCGCTCGGCTGAAAGGCAGCAGCGGCTGTATACGGCGGCCGACCAGCTGGTCAGCGATATCCGCCTGATGCAAAGCTACGCCCTGGGCGCCAAGAAGCACGAGGGCCAGGTACCGTTGGGCGGCTGGGGGGTTCATTTGGACGCGACCGATCCGGCAAATTACTCTTTGTATGCCGACACTTGCGCCTCAGGAATCGGCACTTACGAGGTTGCTTGCGCCACCGGTACGCCGGATGCGATTATTAAGACTGGCAAGCTGCCCAGGGACGTCCGGATCAATCCCGTCAACGGCCTTATGGTCGACAGCGTCTCGGTCAACGATGTCAGTCTGCTGTTTTTCCCGCCAGATCCCAAGACCAGCATCAACCTGACCGGCCAATCCTTGAATGTCGTCCTGATGGACTCCATGACCGGACGGAC